The sequence below is a genomic window from Desulfobulbus oligotrophicus.
AGTTTCCGTAAACCCGGCGAGATCCCATGGGCGACTCTGGGGGCTGAGTACGTACTTGAGTGCACCGGCTTGTTTCGTGATCTGGAATCTGCGAAGGCACATATTGACGGCGGGGCCGGCAAGGTCATTATTTCGGCACCGGCCAAGGGAGAGGTTAAAACCATTGTCATGGGGGTGAATGAGGATGAATATGATCCCACCCGGCATCATGTGGTCTCCAATGCCTCTTGTACCACGAACTGCCTTGCACCGGTTGCTCAGGTTATTCTTGCTAATTTTGGGATTAAACGCGGGCTGATGACCACGATACACTCTTATACCGGTGATCAAAGGATCCTTGACTTTCCGCATTCTGATCTGCGTCGGGCCAGGGCAGCTGCTCTGTCTATGATACCAACGAAAACCGGTGCCGCTGCCGCCGTATCTTTGGTCATTCCGGAGCTGAAGAATAAATTTGATGGGTTGGCGGTCCGGGTTCCTACCCCGAATGTTTCGCTTGTTGACGTTGTGATCGAGGTGGAACGTGAGACCACAGTTTCAGAGGTCAACAAAGCCCTGTCTGATGCTGCCAACCGATACCTGGGGTACACGGAAGAACCGTTGGTTTCCATTGATTTTCAGGGAGATCCCCGCTCCTCCATTGTTGATGGACTATGCACCAAAGTATTGGGTACAACCGTGAAAGTTATGAGTTGGTACGACAACGAGTGGGGGTATTCCAATAGGATGCTGGATTTGGTGCTACATATGGAGGCTAATAAATTTTTATAATTCTGATGCAGAGTAAGCAGATGTCTATACAGCAGTAACGTTTTTTAATCTCACCCCAGAAGGTTGGTTCCAGAGACCGATAGAAGACATCGTCTCCCCTGCGCTTTCAGAGCAAGAAGTACAGGGGGATATACTGATCTTCAAACACTTTTCCTGATAAGAAAACCTGTAAGAATCAACCCTCTCATCCTCTGCCGGCCGACACGAAAATCCGTGCCGGTCGGCCCTCATCCAGACTTTTCAAAAGAGGAACCAACACCTTGTTCTTGGAGTATCGGTGTGTGTATATCGGTAAATTCATACCCATTATTACTCTATCCCTTCAGCAGCATGATCTGCTGTTGAGCCGGCTGTGGTGAGCTGTGCTGCCGGAGCAGAGCTGGCGGGGTAGTTCTAGGGACAGGCAGGAAATCCAATTTCAGGGATGGTCAGTTCCCCTGTATCTGATGTTTCTCGTCTTCAGTTTTTTGGGCTTGGATTGAAAGGAACGTGGATTATGGGAGAGTTGAGCGAAATCCGATTGTTCAGAAAAGAGAGATAAGCCATCCGGCAAATTGTTACGACATGCCGGACGGCTTCTGTGTTCTGTGGGCTAGGTGTAGCGGCTGGTGCGTCAAGCCCTTGGGCAAGATAGTGTGGGGCTACCGCGTGTTGATTTTAGACATGGTAAAGCCTGCAGAGGTTTTTCAGCCGGCGACTTTTCCTGTCCCCTTGCATGTCGGACACTTTTGGTCAGGGGTACAAACTTGACCGTCATCTGTTTTTCCTTGCCACTCACTGCTTGTCTCGCAAACACCCTCGATGACTCCCTTACCGTTGCAGGTGGGACAAACATTGGTTTTTTTATCGTCAGCCATTGTAACCTCCGTTAGATGATGTAAAAACAGTTCAATTTGTGGCAGCACTATATATCAAAATAGGAAAAAATCAATGACTTCCTTGGAAAGGCGGTATGCGTAAGGCTGTTGATAACAGGTGCTAAGGCAAATACTATTCGATATGTTCATAGAAATTAGGGGCATAAAAACAGCTG
It includes:
- the gap gene encoding type I glyceraldehyde-3-phosphate dehydrogenase: MAIKVGINGFGRIGRNIFRALSEDTAFADIEIVGINDLTDVKTIAHLLKYDSVMGRFLHDVSVAENSIVVNGKNIPITSFRKPGEIPWATLGAEYVLECTGLFRDLESAKAHIDGGAGKVIISAPAKGEVKTIVMGVNEDEYDPTRHHVVSNASCTTNCLAPVAQVILANFGIKRGLMTTIHSYTGDQRILDFPHSDLRRARAAALSMIPTKTGAAAAVSLVIPELKNKFDGLAVRVPTPNVSLVDVVIEVERETTVSEVNKALSDAANRYLGYTEEPLVSIDFQGDPRSSIVDGLCTKVLGTTVKVMSWYDNEWGYSNRMLDLVLHMEANKFL